GTTTTCAAACGCCTTGAGCAGGTCACGTAGCTCTTTAGAATCTGTAGTATCTTTTCCAGAGCCCTTACTTCCCATTTCCAAAATCTCAGGTACAATAGCAATGACGCTatgttcggcagcagtgcactCCCATGCCAGAGAAACAAGTGAACCAAGCCTCACCTGCAAAAGCAGTAGGTTGAGCGTCAAACGTACGCCTTCCTTGTGCACCGCTGCCGAACTAAGCGAGCCGCAGGATTCCACAGTCTTTTCTAGTTTTCGCCGTCGCTCCAGTGTCAGCTGACCAGATGGGACCGTGCGCTGAAATGGCTGCGCAGAAACACCGAAGCGATGCCCGGGGTTCCAGCGTGTCCTTGTTTTCTTGAAGAAACCGCGGTCTTTCCACGAAGCTCAGCAAGGCACAGGCCGGTTGACAGGAAAATCTGCAAAAGCAGTAGGTTGAGCGTCAAACGTACGCCTTCCttgtgcactgctgccgaactaAGCGAGCCGCAGGATTCCACAGTCTTTTCTAGTTTTCGCCGTCGCTCCAGTGTCAGCTGACCAGATGGGACCGTGCGCTGAAATGGCTGCGCAGAAACACCGAAGCGATGCCCGGGGTTCCAGCGTGTCCTTGTTTTCTTGAAGAAACCGCGGTCTTTCCACGAAGCTCAGCAATAGAGATGAGAGGATGAGACCAAGGCAAAGAAGGAGGGCAGAGAGTAAAACATATGGAAAGGCAGAAATAGACAgaataaaaaagtaataaaaattgaaagagagagagagaaatgtgttTTTAGTATGTTTCTTTTATATAGCTGAGTCTAACCGCGCCGGCGTGTTCTCTGGAGTTTCCCAGGGATCCGTGTTAGGACCAACACTCTTCCTCATCTACACCAATGACATTTACACGGCTGTGGAACCAGGTATTACAACGAggctctttgcagacgactgcgtcatATAATCTCCTACTATCACAATACAGGACAGGTAAAGCTCGACAAATGGTGTGAAAAACACGGTATCCAAGTTAGTACAGAAAATAACTATGTGTGTTACAATTACCCATAGAAAGATATCACTCACTTTAATACACCCTCTCTGGGGCAGGACTTGAATACGTGAATAGCGTGAAGTACTTGGGGCCACAATAACGCAGTCTTTAAAGGGGGATGGTTCATACTGATCAGATTTCCGCACGAGCATTGAAGCAActaagcttttaggggcgaagctccttaaggcggcacccgttcgtccctcgtagacgtagtcgtagtagtcgtagtgcgtaaccagtctacGCTtgaacctccaaggtggtgccggtgggagatttttcctgtgcgttattgaacaataaaaaattcgcaggcgtgcgcgttaactaaaagccgaatccttctgtctctcatttcctattagcagccattggctgttccagtaggaaaacggtagtagaagtagaagtgtaagtgttagctgaaagccgacttctttctgtctctcattccattagcagccatgtttacctccaaggtattgcctggtgagatttctcctgtgcgtgattaaaacaataaacattttgttcaaaacgccgttgattgatgaaataaaccaacgaaagacgccagagatgttttgtaaaagcaaaacgaaagaacgccagatgtttctaaagcaaaacgaaaagacgccagctgcttacgaaatacgccagatgtttctaaacaatgaaaattcacagcgtacatgttaaaattaaagtgagctgcaagtcgtcataactcatcgaacctttagtataaacgcgcccgatctcacgtcggtgatgatgtactgggcagaattcacggaagattgcacggtttaccgatgaacctccgcagcttcgcccactcatcatcattcactccgtggatatgctgtgatttttttaaagtgTATACTGACTGGCACTTTCCCTCAGCTTAAACTAACAGCGTACAAAACGCTAATTAGACCCGTCCTAGAATACGTAGCAATAGTTCGGAACCCGCACCAAAAGAACATGACTGATGTATTAGAAAAACTTCGAAATAGGGCTCCTAGATTCGTTTATTCAAAGTATGCAAGGCAGGAGAGTGTTTCCGCGCTGCATTTGGAAGCACATGTCGCAACCGTCGCTAGCCGCTGACAGCTGGCTTGTCTGAAATTTCTTTTCCTGGTTTCGAACAACTCAGTAAATATAAATAATGACACACACCTAAAAGCACCGAACCGTCACTCCAGAAGAACAATGACAAATGCATACGCCCATTCTTGTCACGTTTGTCACAAGTTTAAGTATTCTTCTTGTTTCCGCAATTATAAGGTTGTGGAATGACCTGCCGAGTGACGTCCGTCAGTGCTCAATCACTTGATTCATTTTCGTCGCTGCTGGAATCTCATTTAGAGGCATCGCAATAGGTTCACTGGTATCGCTAcgcaaataaaaggaaaaacAGTGTATCGCGCATGTACTTGCACATCATTACACTGGTTCAACAGTTTTCACCTGTGTGCATTTCATGTTATCTTGTTCCCAGGGCACAACCTTGTTATTGCTACATTCGTATCTGTCTTTACTATGTACGCtagtctgtttctttttcttttttacacccTTCAAATACTTATATGAATGGTTTCATctattgttttttgtttctttgctgtCGTCGCTCTTATGGTTACCTTGTGCTGCGGATTTtccatttttatttttgtgtgcCTTCTCTTGGATAGGCCTGAAAAGACCCACAGCACTTAATAggtaacataaataaataaataagcaatgaAAGTGGAAGCGAGAAAATGAGAGagataaagggaagaaagaaaaaaacaacatataagagcgaaaaagagaaatacatagaaaaaaGAGCAGATGAAAGAGAcaaagcaaaacagaaagaaaataaagaaagggaGGAAGACAGAAAGCGAAAAATAAACAGAAGCGAGGAACGCCGCCCAGTTCCGCTGTTCCATCAGGGCTTGGCCGCACTAGTGCGAAGGTGCGTTGTCTTTTCTTCAAAAATTTCCGTCTTTCTCTATcattatttctctccctctctctctgtactggttctATCGCCCATCGGAGTCATTGCATCTCACGCCAGACAAATTGGGGCACGTGCTCTGGGAGAGAAGCACAAGAGGAAGCCGATAAAAGAGgccaaagagagcgcgcgccagtTCGTGATGAAGAGAACTTTCTACGACACATGACAAACCTTGACGATAACAGCTTAGCTGTAAATATTAAAGTCAGTCGAACACCTGCACAATCTGTGTAAACAGCGGAGCTAGCAAACAAgagccaccacctggcgaacagGGATTGAGATCTTTCGTCTTTCTtaatcttcttctttctttcattcttcataattttttttctgtatcttcttctttgttcctctttctttcatctttctttctttccatattCCTTTCAATatttctctctgtgctcgtttcCCACTCACTTCCCCCCACTCTTTCTTCTCCTTtctaccccttgctatattataatgtaaatggttatgctatggtttaccgtCTCACCTCTACCTTTCCATCCTCCTTACCCTTACATTATTCTTCTGCCTTGtttttaaatgctaagcatttcttagcgaacatttcgtactttgagcgtttctctctgtcctctttcttacccctatttccccacccctatctatctatctatctatctatctatctatctatctatctatctatctatctatctatctatctatctatctatctatctatctatctatctatctatctatctatctatctatctatctatctatctatctatctatctatctatctatctatctagccgcctacgtctgggtgctctcatgatcgccttcttaaattggtgtagatcaaaattgcCATGAAAGGGTGAGATGATGCAAcaaatatggctgtcgggtcatgacatgaataacatgaaaatcctgttggATACATCGTCatacactttcctccagacacgtgtggcacatacccgtttaccacgggccgaagTGTACGGTTATtccccacaggtgattgacagtttatatttacccaggaacggcgagatcaggcattggtaatttaaatgcgagagcgttaagaaaaaagtcacagtttcgccgcaagggcgaagcaatgaatgcgatagcaagaaaagcagcCGGTGACGGACGCGCTGCTACGTTGAGgaaacatctaccccccggcagtaactaccgcgcgagcagacagaggtaaggcaaggttctccctgctcaaatattagaagaagcgagcaagctggccgacgacttttaaatgcgcccgttgccctcctcgcgccatctcgccggaAATGAAGAaccgcttataagcgcctgccatctctaagtcctgccagcggtaaagggtgtgtatataacgctcgccgatagctacctgaaggacctgcgttttgtggcgtagtggtttgtggcgtagtggttttctggcgttgtggcgtagtggaatcaaaccagcgaggggtcgctggtttgattccgcgcttcggaagaatttttctgaattattttccttgggacttttatatatatgtacatacttatacgtatacggtgcatgatggcggcggcggcaaaaaccagccgacactgtccatataattgctatcgcaataaaaccgacattggcagcgttgacccgactaatggaaaaaataaaaattacgatcccagcaggaatcgaacccaagcattctgcctggcaatcaggtattctactgtaaaaccacgccaggtctgtaaactgttttgcaaaaacagcctacgcaggcgttatgtcggtgcaacgtcaattgtggctgtggtgctggctacctaaatttacaagaaagcaataaacactacatatgtactcccacagtagaggcgtcatgtcagattaacttctgtggttccagtgttggttccgttgTTATAGCAGCctataaacactacatttgtatttctataattcagcaagctatattgaagcattgcgcgaccccggaggaatatgttaacgaaagttacgtatgatattcacatgattgtcccataaggtgcacttagtttcgataatactgacgtatgtactctaaggTGAGGGCTGACGTAgagtcgcaccataagttaccttttaaatgccagtgctgtcgacgtggcTTGTTAGCCTACGACGTGCACACAGctcctacacttacaaaaacaacgtcgatccacctcgtaacgctttgctgaatgccataaaatacagcatagaagtactcgctgactgcttcgcatgacaccgaaTTCCACAACGCGTGGAAACTGCCGAATTTTtcccctttccttctttccttcatcatcattatcatcagcctgactgcgcccactgcagggcaaaggcctctcccatgttccgccaatcaaaccggtcctgtgcttgctgccgccacgttatacccgcaaatttcttaatgttacctgcccacctaaccttctgtctccccctcgcgcgtctGCCCTCTCatagaatccagtcagttactcctaaTAACAAGCGGTTATTAGGAGTAACTCACCGATCCTTCcggatttcgactaagatgtccctTACAACCGTTTGTTGCCTGACGCACTCTGCTCtgttcttgtcccttaatgctacacctctcatttttctttccaatGCTCCCTACGTCGTCTTCAGTTTAAGCTGAACCCTCTCTGTAAGCCTGCAggcttctgctccgtaggtaagtaccgctaagatgcagctgttatatacttcctcgtcctcttgagtgatagttgtAAACTAGCACTCATGATTTGAGAATGGTTGCCGAATGTGCtctatcccatccttattctcctgtTATTTAGGTATCATGGTTCGGTTCCAccgttactacctgtcctaagtagacgtattcctttacagaGTCCATTACCTCACTACCAATAGCAAAGcgctcttccgagactgttgcacattacttcaATTTTCTACCTATTCATTTTCAGAGCCACCGTTCTGCTTTCCCTGTCCAGTTCTGTAATGATGAGTTGCAGTTTGTTGattgagttactcatcaatgcaatgtcatcaacgaatcgcaggttactaagttACTCTCCATTAcatcgtatccctaactcttccagATCTAGGGCGCTGAAAACCTCCAGCAAGCACGCGGTGAAAAGGATTGGGCAGATCACGTCTCCCTGCCTTACAGCCTTCTTTATTTGGAGTTTGTCACTTTATTTATTGCGGCCTCTGATGACAATGGTGGTGTCTTTCCTTATCTCTTTCTACATCTCTCCTTTCCCTGCTGCTAACCGTAACGTAATTCCCCTCCCGCTCACTTATCTTTCCTACCTCTTGCTATGCTATattgtacatggctatgctatgctttaccttctcatCTCCTCCTTTCCCCCTGCCTCATCCTAACATGagtccttctctccctctcctctctttTCCACTCGTTAATAAACTGTTCTATACAAGGCTGTCCCGTGTTTTACCCTCTATACTTCTCCTTCCTTTCCTCCTAATCCTCACTTTACTCGCTTCCTCACACTCCCTTTCCTTTCTCACACCTTGCTATACTCTATATAGGCCCACtattcatggctatgctatgcaatGCGCTGATTGGCACGTACCCGATTTCTGTGCAGCCTTCTTCGGGGACTGCTCCGCCACTGAAATTGAAGTAAATATGGCGCTTACAAGAACGCGGCAATGTGCCTTTGCACATACTTCTGCTGCCACTTCGCACCTGTGGCGTCACTGTACTTACCCGGACAGAAGGGAACATGACATTAATTAATACTGACAACTACCTTCGAAAGAATTCAAACACTAACGAAACAAATGTTCATGCAATTGTTTATATTCATATATCATGTGTATTTCCCTGGagcgttctctttttttcctgaCTGATCTCGCATTGAGCCTTCCATGTGACAAATGCGACTACGGGGAACATGCGTGCTCATAGACACATGATGCTTAATCCACACGCGTGAGTTCAGCCGCACGAGTTTCCAAAATTACACAAAAACCTTGCATTAAACTGTTAATGAGGAATGTCCGTGTCATTCCACAAATTCATTAAATCACTCCCTCGCGTCTTCTCCTCGATCCTGCTTTGTAGTCTCTTGACCTGATCTTCCGAAAAGTGGTTCCTCCAATCTCCGACGATGCCCTTCCGAACAAAATCGCCAGACGTGGGCTTTTCACAGGTTTCAGGTCCTGCTGATTCTTTCAAAAGCCCGAGCCACTTGGGCACCTTTCCATCCAGGCGAGCCTCCAGTTCGTTGAGCGAAGTTTTCAAGGATTCGTTCACGCATTttttcatactttcgacgctaaTGTTCTTCAGCACCTTCTCTAACCGGCTGTTGTCATTCCGCAGCTTCTGGCCGTACTTTTGTCCGATGAAGTCGGCAATCTTCAAAACCGAGGTCCTGACATCCTTCTTCAGCTGCTCGTAGGTCACAAACAAAACGTTCGAATCGCCTCGGTGCTCATACCAGGATAGCAAATGGTCGAAGTAATCACCGAAGTCGACCTTGCCTTCCAGAAACATTTCGAAGAACTGATCAAACGTGCCGTCTTGAAACTTGTAATCGGGCATGTCTCTGGTGTGGTAGAAGTACGAGACGCAGCAGTCGTACGGGTTTCTCGTTACGTAAATGTACCTGGCGTCCTTCGAGTAAGGTTGTAACCGAAAGGGCATGTGTGTCTTGATGGGACCTGGTTTCTTCATGTCTTCGACAGATTCGGCTCCTTGCATTTCGAGAAAAGGCATCTCCATACAGCCGAGCAGTAAGTTTTTAGGAGGCGGGTGATCGTTTATGATGTTGTAGACAATTTGTTGCATCCATGTTGTGCCACACTTTGGGTAGCTAACGATGAATAGGTCCCCCAGTTGCGCCTTGTAGCGCAGTGCTGAACGGACGCATTCCACCGGAAAGGCCTTGCTGAGGTAGAAGCCGTCTACTTCATGGTACTGCTCGTAGAATCGCGTCTTCCACTCCATATCCAGTGCCTGAGCTGCAGGTAGAAACAAGAAAATTACACCAAATGAGTATTTGGTAACAATGCGAAAATATCTACAACAATGTCGTGTTAACTTCTTGAACTTAAGCACACCAGCAAGAGCACCGCCTTTAGTGTCGATGTTAAATACTTGTTTTATTGATCACCGTATAACTTTTCGTTGCAACACTAAAAAAATATTACTGACCTGAATTATGAAGTTAGGTTTATATAAAAATGCGGCAATTTCGTAAGAAGTTTTCTTGAACCTCTCGGCTTTTACTTTGAACCTACCTGTATTTCTTGGCAAGCTCACTTGTTTACTAAGTCCTCGGGTGTTTGCATAGGCTCCAGAACAGCCCCGatcaggggcggattatccagggttcaaagggttcaaatgaaccagGCCCTTCGGTTTTAGGGGAccccccaagggccagaaaaaatggccgactttgttgttttgttcaaaaaagtttaaccctcctgctggattcccctgatagaaacagattaTCTATTCCAATAATCAATATACctgcttctaagaggttgttcgttgcatgacgtccataatcttgaagtcagctcACAGGTCTGCAGTCCGTGGTAAAAGCCTTTTACTCGCCtaagaccatgcatcgtgtagagggaaagagctgatccagcggatggacacatagagcagcctgacgaggattttagcagctacggtccaacacaCAATGCGAAGGagcatagagagtggttcctgtttgaaatatcgtataatgcgctgaatgaaaataaccggtaagAAGCTGGCGCATAGGTATGCTAAAGTATGTTTTCATTATAGTGCAAACAACgcaccatgaaatatttgtatggtacGGAACTTCCTGATTATGCAAGGACTCCGAATGAGTAATAGtttgattcttcgcttctggcattgccgttTTGTCTTAATTCCTGCTTAGTGGTTATATAGACAAACTTAAGAGACCATAACTTGGTAAAGGTTGAgcacaggaaatatctacaacatatatccactgTGTGGCCACCAGCAGACCGTCACCGCTCTTtcttgagcgttgtggtgggggtctTTAATCAACCATCACTTATGAACTTCTTTTACGCAATGCATTGCATCGCACATGCAACCACGGGCGTCTCAGGTGAACATGATGCTTCTCAGAGCCGACCAGATGCGCACAGCTTGTTCGAGATCATATAGCAACGCTGCCGCGCTCAACGATACACAAGGCAGCACGGCTCTTATGACGCATTCTTTGGTTAAAGAACTTTCGTATGTGCACACGACCAGTGAAACCTTCATGCTCTGAAGCGTTCCCTGTTCTTTGTACTCGTCGTTGTCCTGTCACTGCAGAACAATCGGATCATCTCCTGACCTTAAAAGTAAGAGCTTCAAAATTTACATTTGTGCGAGTATTGGAAACAACTGCAAGAGCATTTTTATATTTGGGTACTTAGGCACTTTAAGATGGCTAACAGGCACAGTGTGCACGTTTGGTGCGAGAGCTGCAGAGCTTCTATTTTCGTTACTTTGCAAAGATTGAGGCACTACCAACATCTTCGCGAGACCCTTGGGAATATTAAATAATATTCAGTGGATTAGCATTTGAATACTTTTATTGCGAATATATTATTGCGCAATGACTAAGTGGGTGCGTTTGCTCTTGTGTTCATTCCGTCATTATCAACTAATTTTATGATTAAGCAAGTACGAGCTTTTCTTACTAAATTATTCAGAACGGCCGATTTCGCCAAGCTTCGAcatttgtgctttatttttgccacCTTTGGAGAATGTCGGTCTCCATTCATTGGAATGAGcgagcatcgctgtaatattcacCTGAACCAGAACACTTTAGAATGCAACCCGTTGCGAAGATATGTGAACCATAATGATATAGAGCAGCAGAAACCCAAGCTACGCGATAAACTCGTCAGTGAGTTTATCGCCAATGTCAGATTTCTTCGGTAGCGTTTCACTGTCTTCTTAAACAACCGTAATGTTACTCATAAATTTGTTTTGAGAGTATTCTTCATTGTCGCTCTTAGTAAAAATTAATTCTTGAAACGCATACGTTGAATAAGTTACCTATAGATCATAAACCTGGCTTGCAGGCTCTGCTACTGTACCATGCCACGGAAAAAGGAGTTCTCTGGTGCTCGAAAGCGCCGTTTGGCAACGGGGAAAAAAACACCTCAGCGACACTTTAGAAAAAAACGCCTAAGCTTTCTAGGTATTTTAGCAGTGACAAGAGCTCGGCCAGTAATCCGTCGACCAGTGAGACCAGTGAAGGTGACCCAGTAGACCGTGCGCTCAGCGAAACTGTTTGTTCCGAAGTAGGCGCAAGCGAGGCGCTCTCTTCAATGGCTTTAAAGTCAACAGCCTCAACGAGCATGGTCGGGGAACCAACTTCATCGCACACTGCGATGAAGCCCAGTTCTCCAGGGACGAGCAGCCCGACTGAGACAGATCAGCCCCTGCCTGATGAGCGTCCTTGCATGTCTATGGATCCCGCGGCCTGGTTTTCTCTGCGCGTAGCCACTGTCAACTTTTGGGTGGCACAAACCCAGGATGCCTGTGAAACTGCTAGAAACATGCAGGGTGATTACTCTCGCTTGAAGCGGTACTTTCAGCCAACTGACGTGGCACCGAAGGGCTACCACAGCCACTTCAAGCAAGAAATGTTCTATGCTCACCGCACCAACGGCGAAGCAGTCATGCGCGAATGGCTGCTGTACAGCCCTTCCAGAGGATCTGTATATTGCTTTCCCTGTACTCTGATGTCAGCAAGAAAGGACCAATTTTCGGAACCAGATGGGTTCAGTTcatgaaacaaggcatatgcaaagtTAACGACACACGAGGAAAGTGAGTGTCATAGACAATGCGTGCTTGACCTGTGCAAGCGACGTTCTCTCAGAACGTCGCTCATTCGATACTTTGAAGAGCACTGCTCGGAACGGTCAACTTACTGGAGATATGTTCTTCACCGCGTAGTTGCAGTGGTAATGTTCCTTGCAGAACGAGGGCTCTCTCCCAGAGGATCCAATGATTTACTCGGGTCTCCTCAAAATGGCAACTTCCTTGGGTGTCTTGAACTGGTCTCCAAGTTTGATCCTTTTCTTGCCGCCCATATAAAGCACTTTGGGAGCATTGGACGTGGCAAAACATCCTACCTCTCCGCAACCATTGTGAAAGATCACCTGCGCTGTTGCGAGTGCCAAGTACTTTTCTCTTTCAGTTGATTCTACACCTGATTCGAGTCACAGGGATCATCTTACAGTGGTCATTCGCTACGTTGCTAACGATGGGCCTGAAGAACACTTTCTCGGACTTTTGCCCATAACGAGTCACAAAGGGAAGATCTCGCAAAGACAACGCTCGACCTCTTAGAAAACATTGAAGTTAGCTTCCAAGACGGTCGTGGCCAGTCATACGACAACGCGAGCAACATGGCTGGAAAATACTCTGGCATGCAGGCTCATTTGAAGAAAATCAATCCGCAAGCAAATTTCATCCCTTGTGCTGCTCACTCGCTTAATCTGGTCGGGGCGCATGCAGTAGGTTCTTGTGGGCAAGCCGTTAGTTTTTTCGGGATTGTACAACGTATATACGCTTTCATTGCCGCGTCCACTCATCGCTGGACTGTACTCCAGGCTCATTTGAAACAAAACGCCACAGCGGTAATC
This genomic window from Rhipicephalus sanguineus isolate Rsan-2018 unplaced genomic scaffold, BIME_Rsan_1.4 Seq1165, whole genome shotgun sequence contains:
- the LOC119376308 gene encoding sulfotransferase ssu-1; the encoded protein is MEWKTRFYEQYHEVDGFYLSKAFPVECVRSALRYKAQLGDLFIVSYPKCGTTWMQQIVYNIINDHPPPKNLLLGCMEMPFLEMQGAESVEDMKKPGPIKTHMPFRLQPYSKDARYIYVTRNPYDCCVSYFYHTRDMPDYKFQDGTFDQFFEMFLEGKVDFGDYFDHLLSWYEHRGDSNVLFVTYEQLKKDVRTSVLKIADFIGQKYGQKLRNDNSRLEKVLKNISVESMKKCVNESLKTSLNELEARLDGKVPKWLGLLKESAGPETCEKPTSGDFVRKGIVGDWRNHFSEDQVKRLQSRIEEKTRGSDLMNLWNDTDIPH